Proteins encoded in a region of the Podarcis muralis chromosome 6, rPodMur119.hap1.1, whole genome shotgun sequence genome:
- the LOC114596816 gene encoding CUB and zona pellucida-like domain-containing protein 1, with protein MEAFRQCIFLALLFGSTLAENKLTEVQAKSACGGILNNNYKALPLTLKANENCIWQIQRDVNTIVHVNETIRLIFSSYEFSPSSTCDRENIEVYDGPSMDAPLLGRVCKTHISVPIFHSSSGSLTFRISTDSTEFTRTIFAFYYFISPDSPEIENCGGLLTGPVGSFVSPNYPKPHPEFAYCVWHIQTEENSKINLTFNDIFLELDDKCRFDFLAIYDGAATDSGLIGQVCGRKSAAFQSSSNAMTVALSTDYANSYKGFSAHYTSEPIPTPEPNKSISCSSDTMTVILSKSYLDALGYDENDLMLNDPSCRPVALNPLTFSFPLNSCGTVKTGENHTITYTNTITASPNGNVITRHKQVDLIVRCIMENNSTVEVMYETKNVENDDESALGRFNLSMAFYDSDSFSQMLDSPYFVDLNQTLYAQVSLHSSDANLLVFVDTCTASPNLDSTSPKYELVKSGCAEDDTYVAYPVLEHYGRFRFSSFRFLRYQPSVYLRCEVLICDSKDPDSRCTKGCRPRHKRELSSYTWKGEAAVGPIILKRDLSSMDRSDSSIQVHPEESQNTPSKSLYTLTFVVLAANAILLAGLAAKRLFTQEPGYRYQKLQSP; from the exons ATGGAAGCTTTCAGGCAATGCATTTTCTTGGCACTTTTATTTGGTTCGACTCTTGCTGAAAATAAGCTGACCGAAGTCCAAG CAAAAAGTGCATGCGGCGGTATACTGAACAATAACTATAAAGCACTGCCGCTTACACTCAAGGCAAATGAAAATTGTATCTGGCAAATACAGAGAGATGTTAATACAATTGTGCATGTGAATGAAACAATCCGACTCATCTTCTCTTCCTATGA ATTCAGTCCATCATCTACATGTGACAGAGAAAATATTGAAGTATATGATGGCCCTTCAATGGATGCGCCTCTCTTGGGACGAGTGTGCAAAACCCACATATCTGTTCCCATCTTCCACTCATCTTCTGGCTCCTTAACATTTCGCATATCAACAGACTCCACAGAATTTACACGGACCATATTTGCATTTTATTACTTCATCTCACCAGATTCAC CCGAAATTGAAAACTGCGGGGGTCTCCTTACTGGCCCAGTTGGATCATTCGTCAGCCCCAATTACCCCAAGCCACATCCAGAATTTGCATATTGCGTATGGCACATTCAAACAGAAGAAAATTCCAAGATAAATTTAACTTTCAATGACATTTT TCTAGAACTAGATGACAAATGCAGATTTGATTTCCTTGCCATCTATGATGGTGCAGCAACGGACTCTGGCTTAATCGGACAAGTGTGTGGGCGCAAATCCGCTGCATTTCAGTCTTCTTCCAATGCGATGACCGTTGCATTGTCTACAGACTATGCCAATTCATACAAGGGCTTTTCTGCTCACTACACAAGTGAACCAATACCAACACCAGAGCCCAACA AATCCATCAGTTGTTCTTCAGACACGATGACAGTTATTCTCAGCAAATCTTATTTGGATGCACTTGGCTATGATGAAAATGACTTGATGCTAAATGACCCGTCTTGCAGACCAGTTGCATTAAACCCACTGACATTTTCTTTTCCACTCAACAGCTGCGGAACAGTTAAAACG GGAGAAAACCACACGATCACTTACACCAACACGATCACTGCTTCCCCAAATGGCAATGTGATTACCCGCCACAAACAGGTTGACCTCATTGTGAGGTGTATAATGGAAAACAATTCAACTGTAGAAGTCATGTATGAAACAAAAAATGTAGAAAATGATGATGAAAGTGCTTTAGGTAGATTCAATCTCAGCATGGCCTTCTACGATTCCGATTCTTTCTCCCAAATGCTTGATTCACCATACTTCGTGGACTTGAACCAAACACTCTATGCACAAGTCAGTCTGCATTCCAGTGATGCCAATCTGTTAGTGTTTGTGGATACCTGCACTGCGTCACCAAACCTTGATTCTACATCACCAAAATATGAATTGGTCAAAAGCGG ATGCGCAGAAGACGACACTTATGTGGCTTATCCGGTCCTTGAACATTATGGGAGATTCCGGTTCAGTTCCTTCAGGTTCCTACGCTATCAGCCATCTGTTTACCTCCGTTGCGAAGTTTTGATTTGTGACAGCAAGGATCCTGATTCTCGCTGTACCAAAGGTTGTCGCCCTCGACATAAGAGAGAGCTTTCTTCCTACAcatggaaaggggaggctgcagtGGGACCTATCATCCTGAAGAGAGATCTCAGCTCTATGGATCGCTCAG ATTCTTCTATTCAAGTTCATCCAGAGGAAAGCCAGAATACACCATCCAAGAGCCTGTATACCCTTACGTTCGTTGTGTTGGCTGCAAATGCTATCCTCCTGGCTGGTCTGGCAGCGAAGCGTTTATTCACTCAAGAACCAGGATACAGATACCAGAAGTTGCAGAGCCCTTAA
- the C6H10orf88 gene encoding ATPase PAAT: MASGSSLAAVAGLAKAPAAGGPFAPAGRLSAACSWECRADLAGVLRLVPEGEADACEPLGPPLNGENVVVLEGRLHNDNVAPCLLYLHCDPHGSEEIIGLGIVSEARNMEVYVGDEYCGTGRGAKVFTGQHDSKNDQVSLYQKSLKLECSAASCKIKLLSIPGKQRVLISKIIVQVKPICMNPVPDIAALGSGIDLGKVQTIVESMGSKLSPGAQQLLDMVVFQQKNGLPFGGKLQNVFGKNGFGFENNHTIDGLKKVVDIGRLDHLPNGPSLPRARAAAAMAIEELKRHTDMNKQIPNAENVCETPGLQAPQPNSVLSQNDFKGLVSSFLQEQGSENPNAHNSMLLLPLLQTVCGQVNRLRIDERNKHCENRSASEEDGIQTFGLEQQPVFLHMEKVIARNMELMEKRLMDHIDLRMQKLQEHLDHKVAALFDLVQNSNNVSKEHDSEECSDGKR, from the exons ATGGCGAGCGGCAGCAGCCTGGCGGCGGTAGCTGGCCTCGCAAAAGCTCCCGCCGCTGGAGGCCCCTTCGCGCCCGCCGGCCGCCTGTCGGCCGCCTGCTCCTGGGAGTGCCGGGCGGACCTGGCGGGAGTCCTGCGCCTTGTCCCGGAGGGGGAAGCCGACGCCTGCGAGCCTCTGGGACCCCCGCTGAACGG TGAGAATGTTGTGGTTCTTGAAGGACGATTACACAATGACAACGTAGCTCCATGCTTACTGTACTTGCACTGTGACCCCCACGGTTCAGAAGAAATTATTGGTCTTGGCATTGTCAGTGAGGCCCGGAACATGGAAGTCTACGTTGGTGACGAGTACTGTGGAACTGGGAGAGGAGCGAAAGTCTTTACTGGCCAACATGACAG cAAAAATGACCAGGTTTCATTATACCAAAAGTCACTTAAATTGGAGTGCTCCGCAGCCTCTTGTAAGATTAAG CTGCTGTCCATCCCTGGAAAACAAAGGGTCCTCATCAGTAAAATCATAGTGCAAGTCAAGCCGATCTGTATGAACCCTGTGCCAGACATTGCTGCGCTAGGATCAGGAATAGACTTGGGCAAAGTGCAAACAATAGTGGAATCTATGGGATCCAAATTATCACCTGGGGCTCAGCAACTCCTGGATATGGTTGTATTTCAACAGAAG AATGGTCTTCCATTTGGAGGCAAGTTACAAAATGTCTTTGGGAAAAACGGATTTGGGTTTGAAAACAATCATACCATTGATGGATTGAAAAAGGTAGTTGATATTGGAAGATTAGACCACTTGCCGAATGGGCCATCTCTTCCAAGAGCTCGTGCAGCAGCTGCAATGGCTATAGAAGAATTAAAGAGGCACACCGATATGAACAAACAGATTCCTAATGCAGAAAATGTATGTGAGACTCCAGGACTTCAGGCTCCACAGCCCAACTCTGTACTTTCTCAGAATGACTTCAAAGGTTTGGTCTCATCCTTTTTGCAAGAGCAAGGAAGTGAAAACCCAAACGCGCACAACTCCATGCTGCTGCTCCCACTCCTTCAAACGGTATGCGGTCAAGTAAATCGGTTACGAATAGATGAAAGGAAtaagcactgtgagaacagatccGCATCTGAGGAGGATGGGATTCAGACTTTTGG CTTGGAACAGCAGCCTGTTTTTCTGCACATGGAAAAGGTCATCGCCAGAAACATGGAACTGATGGAGAAGAGATTGATGGACCATATTGATCTGCGTATGCAGAAACTTCAGGAACATCTAGATCATAAAGTTGCTGCGCTGTTTGATTTGGTTCAGAATTCCAATAATGTTTCAAAAGAACATGATTCTGAAGAATGCTCAGATGGGAAGAGGTAA